The genomic stretch CCAGGAAGCAGGCCATCTCGGCGTGCTCGAAGAAGGGATTGCGGGTGCGGGACAGGAGAGTGGCGATGTCCCGGCGCAGCGGCGGGACCCACAGCGGGTCGTCGCGGTAGTGCCGGTAGGGAAAGTCGATGAACGCCCGGAGGTCGGCCGCCGAAGCGACCGACCTCACGGTCACTGCTTCAGCGGTCAGTGGATGACCCCGAGTTGCCTGCCGACGGCCGCAAACGCATCGAGCGCGAACTGGATCTGGTCGGCCGTGTGCGTCGCCATCACGCTGGCGCGCAACCGGCACTGCGACGCCGGCACCGCCGGCGGCACGACCGGGTTGGTGAACACGCCTACGTCGAACAGCTTGCGCCAGAACAGGAACGTGCGCTCCAGCTCGCCGACCAGCACCGGGATGATCGGCGTCTCGCTCTGGCCGAGGTTGTACCCCAGCGAGCGCAGGCCGTCGGACAGCAGCTTGCTGTTCGCCCACAGGGCCGCACGCCGCTCCGGCTCCGCCTGCAGGATGTCCAGCGCCGCGAGCACGCCCGCCGTATTGGACGGCGGCAGGGCCGCCGAGAAGATGAGCGGCCGCGCGTGGTGCTTCAGGTAGTGGATCACGTACTCCTGGCCGGCCACGAAGCCGCCGATGGACGCCAGGGACTTCGAGAAGGTCCCGACGATCAGGTCCACCTCGTCCACGATCCCGAAATGCTCGGCCGTGCCGGCGCCGGTCGCGCCCAGCACGCCCACCGAATGCGCGTCGTCCACCGCCAGCGCCGCCCCGTAGCGGTGCGCCAGCTGCGCGAGCTTCGGCAGGTCCGCGATGTCGCCTTCCATGGAATAGATGCCGTCCACGATGATCATCGCGCCCTTGGGCCGGTTGTCGCGGCCCAGCAAGCGCTCCAGCCCTTCCAGATCCCCGTGGTTGAACCGCACCACGTCGCCGAACGACAGCTTCGCGCCGTCCACGATCGAGGCGTGGTCCAGCTTGTCGAGGTACACGATCTCGCCGCGCCCGACCAGACCCGACACCAGGCCCAGGTTCGCCTGGTAGCCGGTCGAAAGGACCAGCGCCGCCTCCTTGCCCACGAACTGCGCCAGTCGCAGCTCGAGCGTCACGTGCAGATCGAGCGTGCCGTTGAGGAACCGGCTCCCCGTGCAGCCCGAGCCGTAACGCTCCAGCGCCTGACGGGCGGCCTCGAGGACCTTGGGGTGGTGGGTGAGGCCGAGGTAGTTGTTCGACCCCATCATCACCTTGCTCTTGCCCCCGATCTTCACCACCGTATCCTCGGACTCCGAGATCGGGGTGAAGTAGGGGTACAGCCCGGCTGCTTGGACTTCGCGCGCCTGCGTGAAGTTCTTGCACTTCTCGAAGAGCGCTATGTGTTGCGCGATTTGGGTTGTTGCCACCGACCCCCCTGTAAGACACGAAGCTGGCATTGTACCGTGGAGCCGGGCAGGAGGCAAGTTGCGGCGCGCCTTGACATTCGCTCTCATGTTGGTGACGGCGCTGGCGGGCCGCGGCGCGGCCCAACCATCGTCAGCCCTCCGTTTCAAGGTCTCGCCGTGGCCCGACGCGGCCGTGCTGGGAGCCGCCGTCGGCGCCGCGCTCGTCCCGGTCGTCTGGCCGTCGGCGCTCCCGTCCGCCACCTGCGCTCCGTGCAATCCCGCGCACCTGTGGGCCGTGGACCGGTCCGTCGTCGGTCCGGTCCGGAAACTGCCCGACGTCCTCAGCGCGACGACGCTCGGCGCCGAGGCGGCGCTCGGCATCGTGTTCCTGGCGTCGTCGCGGCGGGGGGAGGGAACGGCCGCCTTCGCGGAGGACGCCACCGTGATCGCCGAGGCCGCAGCGCTCACGTCGGCTGCCACCGAATGGACGAAGGTCCTCTTCCATCGCCCGCGGCCGTTCCTCTACCTGCCGACCTCGACCGGACCCGCGACGGCCGACGACGGCCGCTCGTTCCCGTCCAGCCACACCAGCCTGGCCTTCGCCGCCGCCGCCGCGTACGCCTCGGTTCTCCACCGCCGCGGCCTCGCGGGCCGGAACAAGCTGCAGATCGTCGCGCTGTTCACCGCTGCGACCGCGACCGGCATTCTCCGGGTCGTCGCGCACCGCCACTTCCCGACCGACGTCGTGGCCGGAGCCGCGCTCGGCTTCGCCATCGGCTGGGCCGTCCCGGCCGTCCACGCCGCCCTGCCGTAGCCTCAACCGGCGGAGTCGTAGGACCAACTGACGGGCAAATGGGGCAGTTTGTCCTCGGGATGCGGACGACGGGGCGTGCGCCGCCACCGGGCCGAGGCACGCGGCGTGCAGCGGCTGAGACTGGAATTCAGTCGGGAGGCCCGTGAGCACAGCCCTACGCCCCGAAGCGTGCGAGACGAACGCCGGCCTGGTGCGCCTGGTGCTCGTGGGGGCGCCGAACGTCGGCAAGAGCGCCTTGTTCGGGCGGCTGACGGGCATCTACGCCGTGGTGTCCAACTACCCCGGGACGTCGGTCGAGATCACGCGCGGCCGGTTCACGGCCGGCGGCCGCGACGTGGAGGTGCTCGACACGCCGGGGATGTACGGCTTCCTCGCCGTGTCGGAGGAGGAGCGGGTCGCGCGACGCGCGGTGCTCGCCGCGGGGAAGCGGACCATCGTGCACGTGGTGGAGGCGGCCCATCTCGAGCGCTCGCTCCCGCTCACGCTGCAGCTGCTGTCGCTCGGCGCGCCGGTCGTGGTCGCCTGCAACCTGCTGGACGAGGCGCGGCGCGAGGGTCGCGCTCCCGACCTCGCGCTGCTCTCGGCGCGGCTCGGCGTCTCGGTGGTGGGCACGGTCGCCACCACGGGCGAGGGGCTGCCCGAGCTGCTCGACGCCGCGCTCGCCGCGCCGCCGCCGGTGGACGGCTGGTCGCTGCCCGAGCCGTTCCGCGCGCCGGTCGTGCGCCTGGCGGGGGAGGAGGGCGTCGTCCGCCTCGCGGCCGAGCTCGCGCTCTCCGGCGACGAGTCGGCCGCAGCCGACTTCGGGGCGGAGCCGGCGCTGTGGCGCGCGGTGGTGGCCGAGCGCGACGAGCGATGGTCGGGGGCCGAGGGCTACGCGGTGGCCGTAGCCACGGCGCGCCGCCGCATGGCGCTCGCGCTGCTCGACGGCGTGGTGCCCGACGGCGACGGGGCGTCGGACGGTCGCAGCAGGCTGCTCGACCGGCTGGCGCTGTCGCCGTGGACCGGACT from Gemmatimonadales bacterium encodes the following:
- a CDS encoding pyridoxal phosphate-dependent aminotransferase family protein, whose product is MATTQIAQHIALFEKCKNFTQAREVQAAGLYPYFTPISESEDTVVKIGGKSKVMMGSNNYLGLTHHPKVLEAARQALERYGSGCTGSRFLNGTLDLHVTLELRLAQFVGKEAALVLSTGYQANLGLVSGLVGRGEIVYLDKLDHASIVDGAKLSFGDVVRFNHGDLEGLERLLGRDNRPKGAMIIVDGIYSMEGDIADLPKLAQLAHRYGAALAVDDAHSVGVLGATGAGTAEHFGIVDEVDLIVGTFSKSLASIGGFVAGQEYVIHYLKHHARPLIFSAALPPSNTAGVLAALDILQAEPERRAALWANSKLLSDGLRSLGYNLGQSETPIIPVLVGELERTFLFWRKLFDVGVFTNPVVPPAVPASQCRLRASVMATHTADQIQFALDAFAAVGRQLGVIH
- a CDS encoding phosphatase PAP2 family protein, which codes for MLVTALAGRGAAQPSSALRFKVSPWPDAAVLGAAVGAALVPVVWPSALPSATCAPCNPAHLWAVDRSVVGPVRKLPDVLSATTLGAEAALGIVFLASSRRGEGTAAFAEDATVIAEAAALTSAATEWTKVLFHRPRPFLYLPTSTGPATADDGRSFPSSHTSLAFAAAAAYASVLHRRGLAGRNKLQIVALFTAATATGILRVVAHRHFPTDVVAGAALGFAIGWAVPAVHAALP